The following is a genomic window from Xiphophorus couchianus chromosome 5, X_couchianus-1.0, whole genome shotgun sequence.
AAAGTTTTGTGTTAAACTTTCTGATTTAATCGTGTTAAACTTATAGATCAGCAGCATTGGGTTGAATGTGTAGTTTTGATGCAAATATTCATGGATTAGAACAATCTAATGAATATATAAATTTGCAGTGAATCCGATCTTTTCCtgctttaaacacattttttttatagagaaaCCTTAAACTAAGTCTCCTTTCCTTCCAGGTGTTCCTCTGCAGACTTACCTGCCTGATGTGAAAGAGCTGCTGGAACAGGACGAGTTGAGCACTTTGAAATCAAAGCCTTACTTTGAATTTGTCCTTCGAGCCAACTATGAACATTACTTTCAGGCTCAGATGTGATGGCTGCTTTTTATTGCAGTTAAGCTTTCTGCACTTCTGTTTGGCCTTACACTCTAATAATGTTCAAGATTTGTAtgagttttgttctttttctaaataaatatcttgGCAATTCTTGatttcttgacttttttttgcaaaaacacaaggaGGGAATGATTTgtaaccttttatttatttattaaatgattatttCCTGAGAAGAGCATTGAAACTTTGACTTTTCTAAACTTTACTGAAGTTTCTAAACTTTCTTGCAGAATCATAAGTAACTAGTTACAGTAATTCAGTAAAAATTTTGTTTACTCAGTTTAGCAAAAGTTATAAGTTCAATATGTACAAGATGAGGTGCAAAATTAGCTCTAAATGAACCGACATGATCTACTTTCATTGCTTCAAAAATAGATTCCTTCTGACTTccaactgtgaaaaaaattgaaaatctgGGCTAGCTGAGGCACAGCAGATGTACATTCTGATTTTAGGTGTCTGATTCTACAAAAAAGCCTCATTTAAGCATCTTCACACAATAAACTGCCACTTAAGACAAACTTTAAGCAGTTTGTATATAGTTTAAATTTCAAAGGTGAGACAACACAGCCCTGAGGTACTCCAGTTCTGATTGTTTTGAGATAATAGATCTGTTAAATAGTAAATGGACTGAGCTTATTTTGTGCTGTATAAGTATTTCCTTCTGTAATTCTGTGTCCAGAAGACACTCACCagcctttgtgattttccctaCGAATACTTTTCGTATGCAGATACGATACAGAGAGGAAAATCTAAACTTTTCTGATTCAAATCTGGGAATAAAGTGCTCTTTTTTTAGGAATATATGGAACAAGCAAATTTAATGTTACAGAGATTTTTCAAggctttatgtaaaaaaaaaattattctaaataatTTTATGGGGAATCTAGTTTATCTAAATAATGAATATTTCCAACAAATTAAGATCCTGATGAGTcctttgtcagattaaaagtatctttttaaaatagccTTTAAGTAGCTATTAGAGATATTTTtgattaagcccacatttctgtttataaaactattttgtattggtctgatgtaagtGGGAAATGATTGTGATTACCAGAAATGAAGACTTTCAACCGATTGTTTCACCTAATGATAaagttcctaaaataaatggaCTCTTCAATAGTATAATTTATTGAGTTATAACATTATTATAATTCAATAACTAGGAGTTTAATGGAATTACCCTTTTAATATATCAGACGTCAGAGACCTCCATCAGCCCAGCTGATCATTTTTTTCATGGCGTATTTAAAACCCACACCGAAAGCACGCATGCGCTGTTTGGGCTCTCGCTTTTCCATAGagaacatctttttttatccGTTATCAAAACATCTTTACGTTGTATTCGTGAATTTagcagaaaacacaataaaaataacgGAAGTTGCTGTTCATTCTTTCAAAATACGCCTTTTGGTACTGTAGCTCTGAATAAATTGAGCTGTACGAATTCTGTGCTCTATCGATTTGTCtattaaatactttattatgTAATCACTGCGTTTCAGTTATGCTAAAATCTTGTCTTAAACCAACTGTCTAGTCTCGTTCGCTGGATGTGGCCGATCTCAGGttcatttgaacttttattgtgaaaccgGAAATGAAAATCAGATTATTGTTGCTAGCTGGACCAGTTTAGCACCTGTTCTATAGCTGTCAGTCAGCGGGGCTATGCTGGCCGTCTGAAAGCCGAACTGAAGGCACACAGACGGGATCTCTGTGGTAAGTTAACACGACAGAATCATCCGTCCTGTCTGGAGCCGTCAGTTTTAGTAATAAACAGGCTTACCGAGCTGCAGACAGGAAGGCTGTCAACGTCGCTAACGTTTATTTCACCCGATTATTCGGTGCAAAACTGTAATTCACGCTCTTCATTgcgctttttatttttttcattcaccGTTTTAAAACGGTAACGAACGTTGACCCGGTTTTAGCTCTGGATCAATGGCAGACTCttcaattaattattcatattCTCACCATATGTATGTTCCAGGTAAGTTTAAGAGTCTGTTTAATAAAGTCGGGGCAGGCGGGAGGTGTGTGTTAATGGTTGTTGTGGATGAGTGGCCCAGTAAAGGTGTAGCAAACCTCAATCCGCCTCCGtttacctgagtgaagttgccccccccaccttcttcaaattagacaaaattggtgtcaatcaactcggctacgtttgtgctggtttgtgcagcaaaaattttcgtttgtgctgctatcattttaaagatattaggaaatgttttagaggttatcaaaggtcaaccagccctcttaatatctttaaaatgatagctgcacaaatgaaaatctttgctgcacaaaccagcacaaatgtagccgagttgattgacacccatttcgtctgatttgaagaaggtggggggctggttgacctttacCCTTtccttaatatcttcaaaaccgaagcagcacaaacaaaaatctttgctgcacaaaccagcacaaacgtagccgagttgattgacacccatttcgtctgatttgaagaaggtggggggctggttgacctttgatgacctctaaaaacatttctttatatctttaaaatgatagcggcacaaacgaaaatttttgctgcacaaaccagcacaaacgtagccgagttgattgacaccaattttgtctaatttgaagaaggtgggggggccaacttcactcaggtcctCCGTTTAGTAGCTAATCTGTTTTGGATGGAGAGGTGGGCGTGGCTTGCAGGTAGCGCGCGCGCCCCTCTGTAGAAACGTCATCAGATTCTGACCGttgatccagaaccagagcgCCATTTTCCAGCGTTTATCAACTTCATTTACCCCAATGTTGCGTTTATTTCCCCCGCCAGTTCAAATGCAGACGCCAATCGACTGGAGAGGTGTGGTGGACCGCAATAAAAGACTAACTGTTcctattttatttaactaaaaagGTTCTGCTAGCATGGTTTACAGCAGAATTTGTGACGACGATACAGTTCAAgccataaatttaaatgtaccCAAAGATGGGTCGAgtacccccccccctcccaaaataaattgtatataagtaagagtagcactactttaactttatatttttactcaagtaaaagtaaaaactgttcAAGAAATTactccagtaaaaaaaaaaaaaaaaaaaagttaaaatgctACTCACGTACTAAGTAACTGCATAACTTTCTAGGtagaaaaagacacaatttgAACTTGCTGTCTTTCAAAACAGGagtgaatttccacaaaaaactcagaaagtttgtagaaaacacttgaacatttctgagtttgaaaagtcgaaTATTTGCtagaaataaaacccacaaaaactttgagattaatctcagaaaagtTCAGACGTTTGAAAAGGACAAATttccaactttttaaaagtttgttttaaggtTACTCATAggaaatattttgacttttcaaactggaaagttttttagaaaattttggGGATtgatctcaacatttctgagttttcttttcttgcaaattttcatcttttgttactcttttttgtttctatctacaatggccctaatacccTGCCGTAGAGTAATTGTTCAGaatatctgatttaatatttaaaaatgatttcatcaGACACAAAGATATCTCCAAATTTcggtattttaaagactaaaacacaaacattatttaaaaaatgattaaaaaataatagattCGGGCAGAAGCACTTTCTAAATCATAAAAAGAATATTTGAAACTAATAGTTACTCTGTAATGCAAATATACTTTATGTCAGAAGAAGTACTTCGAGTGCATGCATTTAGCTTTTTcctcattcagtgaagttacagGGAGTATATTAtgcaaaaattttaatgaaGTAGGAGTAGCAATACCTTATAAAAATAttgctcaagtaaaagtaaaaagtacatgATAGGTAAACTACttctaaaagttgttttgtttgggtgtctcaagaaactttttttctcactgtcagaatattaaatcaaaccaaatagACCCATACCTGTTTGAATTTTAAGACCATAGCtcaaactgattttttattgtttgacacaataaaaattttaaataaatcagcaaaaatATCAGGAGGaaaagtctggttcatccttAGGAACAGTTTCCAGATGCATGAAGGTGCATTGTTCATCTGTTCAATCAGTTATACTCATGATGGGAATGTCCAACCATCTACCATCTCAGGAAGGAAACGGGTTCTGTGTCCCAAAGGTGTTTTGGTCCAAAATTTGCAAATGGACTCAGACCTCCATTTTTGGCGACATGTTTCATAGTTTGATGATAACACAGTGGAACTGTTTGGCCATAATGACCTTCGTAAAATTTGTAGGAATAAAGGGGATATTTGGTAGCTCTGaggtttttccttttgtctAAATTTCCAGGATTATTGCTTCCAAAAAGACTGGATACCAAGAACCATGGTGACCAAGAAGGTCAGGACAGAATATATGAAGAAGTTCAGGGATCCCAAATGGGAGACGTTCTCTAAATGCTACGAGGATTCTCTGAAATACCGCCTGACCCGGCGAGTGATGGAGCATTCCCACAAGCCCTGGTTCTGGGAGAGCTGGGAGACCGCTTCCGACTCCAGCGGCTGGTCCACTCCGAGACTGACCAGAAACAAGGTTGCTCCTCTGTCACTGCCGCCGCCACCTGTGTGCTCAGAGGTCAAACAGAAGCTTATGGAGGTGAAGACCAGTCTTGATTTGAAGCCAGAGGTCAAACAGACTGAAGAGGAAACGGGAGATACTCCTGTTGTAGACTTTGCACCAACAGCAGGTTAGGAAACTGATTGCTTATGATATTGACTGATTTATCTCTGTTCGGCTCGGCCTTTGGTAGTTTTCCTGTGTTACTCAAACTAGGAAGAACCGATAAGATATAACTTTGGATTTTCAGGCAGACACACACCTATTGCCCATTATGTTAGCTGTCGTAGTGTTTTGTGCATCCAGCTATGGAAACTAAGAAGAATACctgctgtagttttaaaaaggttttaaatgttgAGTGATCTTAGCTCCTTACTGGTTCAAGGTTGTTTAGTTTAAATGgaaccattttgttttaagcCCTAAACCAAACAGTGGTACCAGCAATGTCTCTTCTAAGGCCTGCATtcagtctccatggtaaccaactGCTGTTCAGTGGAGCCACGCCTATTTTGGAAATTTCCTACTTATCTATCTACCATTCATCACCAAGGTCCTCCTTTATTTTCgagttttactttaattcaaAGGTTTTTCTCATGTTTATCTGAAtcagatattttagaaaatggcATAAACAGGCCTGGGGCAGTTTCAGCGTCCATACCTCCAGACACCAGCGGCCCCTCAGACGACACAGCGACAGACAACAAGCCCGACAGTTCGGATTCGTCTCACGAGAAGCCGGTGAACCCAGCGCCGCGACGACGCCACCGCTGTCGCACCCCTCGCTCTGTGCCGGCGCAGCGGGACAGTTCCCTCGCAGATAAACCAGCTGTGGTCCAAAAGCCACCGAGAGCCAAGAGCCAACCAGCAATAAGCAGCAAGGCGAACCGCAGACCGTCCAGCAGGATGGACTGGACTGAGAGACAACCAGAGGTAAACAGCACTTTTAAATAACCATACTTTAAGTTCTTTgtttgtatgtgtttgttttatctgaaaatttggtctgtcacaataacacatttttctagAGGATACATTTTTCCTGAAGTTTTTGGGATAAGCAAtgatattgttgttgttttgagaccattttcaagtaatatcaAAGTAAtgatggcataataatgcaagaacatattctcaaatatacaaaaatacagaacgaaatttcgttctgtatacaccctgtgcatgcaaaatgacaataaagtcagtctaagtctaagtcaaagattaattaactttaaatgCTAATGGACATGTAACACTGGAACTCAAAgacatattaaatattcaaaataaatgtttaaaaaaacaacagaaacaacaaatatattaattatGAAATCTTTATAAACAAATTGTCCTTGAAAAAATGGGgtggttgagaccaaaacaccagactgaagaatTTTATTGtctagtttttggtagaaagagaaaaaagagaaaaacaataaatcaagaaaatggaaattattgatattttatttcatcatgcggttaattgatttattgcgacaaTTCCtactgaaaatataaatttccttccacttcccaAACATGGGCTGCTTTGTgcttcacataaaatctcagtaaagTTGTTGAAGGTTTGATGTTGTAACGTGACACAATATGAAAaggctttatttattcatttctttgcCTTTGGATCctaaagtttgatattttgcACACTTCTTTGAAACTTTagttatgttttctttaaatcgTGTATTTACAGACTGAGTGTATCTCCAGTGTTTCCCATCACACACAGTTAATGGTTAAGATGTGCAGTTCTGTGGTTCAGAACCTCACATCTGTGGCTATGAATGAACTCCACAGTATCACTCAGATTTGCTAATAATGGTGCTCCAAAATGTTGCTTCCTCTCAGCGATACTTTAGTAGAGTAAGTTTAAAGTCAGAGGACACCTGAGATCCGGAGCGTTGTCACCAAACTCCCTGcacacattaataataaaacacacactgcGAACTTTCCATCAACGAAGCCCTCCGGCTTTTTCCTCTCAGAGCAACACGTCCGCCGCCGGCGTCCAGACGCAGCCCGACAGGCGTAGCTCCAATCTGGACCGTCGACGGGCCCGGTCGGCCGACCTGGAGAAGACGCGGCGGTCACAGCTAACGATGGCCGCAGCTGACGACCGCTGGATGACAGAATACATGCGGTGCTTTTCTGCCCGGCTCAGGTAGAGGCCGGATCCATAAAGAACCCGTGTTTACCCAGCAGCGGACGAACATGAGGAGCTGCAGACTGTTCAGCTGACTGAGCAACAGGCTGGGCAGCAGGTTGACTCAAAGTGGTGAAGAAGTTGGCAGGAGAAACTAAATTATTCAAACCCCTGGCAAAATACCTAAAAGATACCTAAAGTTTCTTCTAACTGGAAGCAACGTTAGCAGAGTGTCCCCTCATCCTGAAATTCACTggcaggtcttaaattttgtcatggcAGTACTATACAATCTCAATAtatgcagtttgtttttctttggtcaaataaatgtttgagttggacaaacatttttattctattatgACTGTAGGAAttgaggctactgctaactagctgctaataacCCTTACTATCTAgcttattttgtatatttaatggaaaagtgtatgtttgttttcactacTGGCTCACAACCCATACGATGCCATGTAAAgtttgtacataaaaaaaaacacgacaCTACTACATTAAATATGCGactttcttttgtacatttctgttcatAATGgttattaaaatgtcttaaaaagccttaaatttgaGTTGTTGAAATCTACAGAAACCcagattaagtttttttttttttttttacttgaatctGATAGAAAATCTCTGAATGGAGCTAAAAAATTATGGTGGAGCTCATCACAACAGGAGAATCATCAAAACACCAGGGAAAGACAAGCAGAAAGGTGCTCAACAACCAGAATAAAGGCTTGTAAATCAAGTCTTTCCTGTTAATCTTGGAGAAGATTATGAGTAATTTTGAAACGCaatttttagtaaaacaaaaaataaaagcagatcaaTATCTCTGCATCTGAAATCTCCTGTCATCAGTGTATCTAAACATTATCAATAATAGTTAAAAAGATGATGTTTGCCAACAATTATTCAGCATAACCCTGCTTGCTTCTTCACTTCAGAGGCAGCTGAGGTGTAATGTTGCATCAGTGAATCTCTGCTGCTGAGGATAAAACACCAGAGACGTTTTCacctgcagaaaacagaaattctcCTGTGGTGTAGAAAAGTAAGAAATGAAAAGATCTCCGTGTTTGAATCTCGTTTTTGGAGCTAAGCGGAAACAGAAGTCAGTAATCTGCAGATGCTTTCATATCCTGTGTGGTTTTGCCTCGATGGCAGGGATTCAGTGAGCGCTACGCTGCCCGGTCTGCACTGCGTCTGTGTGAGCCGTGAACAAGGATCTGGGATTACAGAGAAGCTTTTTTAACCAGTATAGACTTTAAGAAAGTGCTAACATGCTACTGTCTGAATGTGCAGGATCTCATTTCTCCAACCGCTGTACTTTAAATGAGTTTATAAAAAGTCGttctagttttgttttacttcaactTTTCTCTCACTCAAAGGCAGCTGAGCTTTTCCAACTCTGAGGAAGCAGAGAGGTgcaaattagaatatttttgatatcTGGTTTGTATTTTGGGAATAAGGACTTCTAGTTTAGAGGTTAATAAAGAACAGATAAATATAACTTATAATCTAAAATCAGTATTGTAGTCTAACAGAAGATATATTTACGGCACGCTGGCCTTATAGTTGCTAAATGAACctcactttatttaaaactggaGATAAGCTGTGGAGGTGGGCGGGTTTTATTTAGGTAAGATGCAACAAAAGGGGACGTAATGTAACAGTTGATCAAataatgctttatttatctgaatgGCAAATTTAAATGATGTCGTAACAAAATATCATCCGAGTTTCTACAAAGTCATTGTGGGTGGTGATGCTGTGAGCAGGAAGGATCTcaggtagcagtcagtcttccaACACATCTGAAGacgcttctgactgaagactgttcatgtataataataataataataataataataatactttatttgtatagtacctttttaaacaaatgttaaagtgctttacatttaaaatataaatgaaaacgtcataaatgacacaaaaagtataccaaatcaattaaaatacatgacagtgaaataataaaaatacaaaagcaatCCAAATATTAGAAGCCTTACTATAAAAGTACGTCTTaactaattttaacaaatgatttaaaagaagacaaagaggTCTGTCAGATATTTAGAAGGACAAACTGGGAGGGATTACATAACTGTCATGACTTGCTAACTGCTCAATATCCAGGCAGAAGAGACGATATTCAACAGTAAAATGTCCTGGCCGACACCATCAGTTATTgacaagcactgctaatccacctcatttacTTTTGCCACTCCATTTTAATCGGCTAGAGAGACGTTTGAACTTCTCTTCCTTCTCTCTTCTTTTAACTCCTCTTGGATTTGGGGTCATAGTTCATGCACTACTTAAGCTTTTGAGAAGCTTATTAGctgctcccagttgtaaaaaaaatattataataataataccttGTTGCGATGATTACGCATTATAACAActgtctgaaaatgaaaagctaaGAGCAGAATAAGTcctccagctgcacagcatctaAAGCCAGGCATGCAACGCCTAACaaccccccccaccccccgtTTACACAAAAAAGACGAACTGTCTACAAAATTAACAAGATGAGATTAAAAGGGATtataaatttgaacattttcctaAATTTAACAGGAGTAAATCTCACAAAGAAAACCTATCATCTGGAAACCTGTGAAATTTTTTGTCACAtctttaagatattttattcttctttagTTCAAAAGAGAAGGGAAAAAGATGGATCATTGCtacctttctttctttatattGACATCcaaaagaattatttttatttcttgtgttaaGATAGCAGGATGTGCATTTGATGTTGTAGTGAAGGAATAATTTGGGTAACATCTCAATGTTGTTTGGATTTAGTTGCTGTCTAACTGTGGATTGTAAACACGCGTTGATGTTATTGTTGCATCTCCCCACTTTGAGGGCTAATGGTCATTATGCACCATTTTGTTCAGCAAATATCCTTCTAAAAATCTGAATGCTTTGAAGTTTAATATGAATGTTTGTTGATTTCACACTTGctaatttttctatatttatgtgaatgtttttataaCACTGTGGAGAACCTCTGCTTCATGCTGAACTTTAGTATTTCATATGATTAAGTGTCTTATTTCTAAGAAACTATTATTATTGATCATGCTGTGCTGGTTTTTCGTGTCTCTCttaccaaaaccaaaaaaagacaattatcacacatttatgaattaaaaattatgtcTAGTATTTTTGATGTTagattatttaaatgaatgtgACCAATAAAATAGCAGGTTCAGAGGCAATCATGCATCCCACCTAAGGAGCATGTAGCAGTTAAGCTAACATGCGATATTGCTTCATCGGCTTGCATGGTGTGTACGGTGCCTTGCttaagtattcacaccctttaaaCTTGGTTAGTTTGTTACAGCCGACAACtttggtgtattttatttgtgctaCCACGCggatatgctttgatctaaataatTTCATTGTAGCCTTGGCTACTTGTTTACAACATAATATCCTATTAAAATACATcgaaatgaaacaaaagtcgaggtatggatacttttgcaTCGGACTGTTTATACAGTGACTGACAATCAGCTTGTGGGTAAAACATGTTAACCATTAACAGTGGTAGGCGCCGCTAACTAAAACATTTGTagcactaatcataaatattagcTTTGCTAACGCACTACACCACCATGCTAAAGTGCTAAGTAGAATTGATGTTGATCTGCCCTTGAAAGACTACAATCCTCAAGCCCAAATTTAATCTTAACACAATTTACATGTTCTGTAACGCCCTTGGACACTGCATTTGTTTATATCTTGTTCTCTTTGTCCGCATTTTATTGTGGGGGCGGGAAACAGAGAGGGAGACCTTGAGGGCATGAAACGGAAATGATGCGCAAACTGTCATcactcacttcaaaataagagcatggaTATTATAAACGTCTACCGACTTAAAAGAATTCTTAACGGTTGATAACCAAACCACAACTTCGAcacagataaaatgttttcaagtgaaagtttacaaaacagccaagtaaactAACACTGTGGAATTTatctagaaaaaatattttaagggaATCTAACTgctctaaatattttaaaagttatcaaaagcGATAAAATATAGCTAAAAATTAGCTGTGCTGTTAGCAGGCTAGCAGAAGTGTGCCCACCACAAGTAGCTCCTGCTAAGAAATCTAAATTTGTTCCTTACGTGACTCTGTAAGTCCTGGTAAAATCACTGTGGTCTTTGTGTCTgtatgtatttaatttgtttagtgTTTCTATGTTTAGACAATCACAAGATGGTATCTGAGACGTTACTAAGtggaacaattttttttaatataaattaaagagTCTTTATGCGTAGGGATGGTTGCTGTGGATTTTGACAGTGCTTTGTGGGATTTTTGTGATaagtgatgatttaaaaaattgtccCCATAAATAAGATGCCGGTTaaagaaatgtagttttatCACTGAATTGCACACAATAACTGATTATAGTTTTGAATTGGATATTTATCAATGTtctcatgaaaaataaaaaatggacaaaatggtTAAATTAACAATCCTGACAATACTGAGTTTGTTTTGTAAGATTACTAGAACTTATCATCCTAAGAAATTTTTTCTTGATAGcaacatgaaataaattcacCCCGATTCATTCGACTCTCAAATTTCAGTGGTTGTGCTGGAAAACGTGATTCAGTTCAGGATTATTGATGGTAGATATTTTGAATGTTATGCATCcaaatatttgatcattttaccTCCACTGATGTTTGACTTGATGCTCCATGTGTTTGtattaaaaacatgcacataTTTCCATTCACTTAATATTGCTGTGAATAaatgatttgaataaaatcagatgtgttttatatgtgtaatttaAGGTCATTTCTatatcagattttaatttagattatttccacatttactgatttctgcaaacatttgactaattttgtttattttcaatctGAGACAACACTATCTGTAAATTGTGAATGTTACAGCTAGGAATTAGTGATCAGGCCCAAAATATGGGTGTAATAATGAACTTAGCTCTGAACCTttagagccacataaagacaattacaaagtcggccttccaTCACCTGACGAAACTTTCTACAATTAAAGGTCTAATGTCAAAGTAAGCTCCAGGGAAACACGTGAATGCGTtcatctttagtcacattgattactgcaataatgtcttcacaggtctgtctaaaaaaaaataaaataaaattggctGATTCAGAATGTTGgtgaacaaacttccagaaaaccatttaaatctagactaaaaaaaCTTCCTgattaaagtcatttttaataactggaacattgaaaATATTATTCTTGATGGcattaagcaaaaatatgtttgttgctACATAATTGGTTAGtctgttacatttttatcatgtaaaacaCTGACtggccttgttgctgaaatgttctgtacTAATAAACTTGACTGGACCTGTTAATCTGACAATCAGAAGAAAATGATGGAAGGATGGATTTCCATGCATTTAAAAAGCAGAGGACTGAGCACACATTCCTGAGGGATCTCAGAGTCCAGCATGTTTAATCTAATGCAGAccacataaaattaaatattctctTCTGTTGACACAACTGCACTCCAGTGCAACCAGTGTACTAAAGCAATTATTTATCGATaggcaagttttatttttaggaacaTGATTCCCGGTATTAGGGTGGGGCTGCACACCATTACCAAAATACATGTTATTGAAACAAGTACCATTAAATTTAGCCATAAAATCTGAGGTCCGTTTGATCCATTCCTattatgcagtttttaaaaa
Proteins encoded in this region:
- the ccsapa gene encoding centriole, cilia and spindle-associated protein isoform X1 encodes the protein MVTKKVRTEYMKKFRDPKWETFSKCYEDSLKYRLTRRVMEHSHKPWFWESWETASDSSGWSTPRLTRNKVAPLSLPPPPVCSEVKQKLMEVKTSLDLKPEVKQTEEETGDTPVVDFAPTADILENGINRPGAVSASIPPDTSGPSDDTATDNKPDSSDSSHEKPVNPAPRRRHRCRTPRSVPAQRDSSLADKPAVVQKPPRAKSQPAISSKANRRPSSRMDWTERQPESNTSAAGVQTQPDRRSSNLDRRRARSADLEKTRRSQLTMAAADDRWMTEYMRCFSARLRGS
- the ccsapa gene encoding centriole, cilia and spindle-associated protein isoform X3; this translates as MVTKKVRTEYMKKFRDPKWETFSKCYEDSLKYRLTRRVMEHSHKPWFWESWETASDSSGWSTPRLTRNKVAPLSLPPPPVCSEVKQKLMEVKTSLDLKPEVKQTEEETGDTPVVDFAPTADILENGINRPGAVSASIPPDTSGPSDDTATDNKPDSSDSSHEKPVNPAPRRRHRCRTPRSVPAQRDSSLADKPAVVQKPPRAKSQPAISSKANRRPSSRMDWTERQPERQLRCNVASVNLCC
- the ccsapa gene encoding centriole, cilia and spindle-associated protein isoform X2: MVTKKVRTEYMKKFRDPKWETFSKCYEDSLKYRLTRRVMEHSHKPWFWESWETASDSSGWSTPRLTRNKVAPLSLPPPPVCSEVKQKLMEVKTSLDLKPEVKQTEEETGDTPVVDFAPTADILENGINRPGAVSASIPPDTSGPSDDTATDNKPDSSDSSHEKPVNPAPRRRHRCRTPRSVPAQRDSSLADKPAVVQKPPRAKSQPAISSKANRRPSSRMDWTERQPESNTSAAGVQTQPDRRSSNLDRRRARSADLEKTRRSQLTMAAADDRWMTEYMRCFSARLR